A region from the Nitrospiraceae bacterium genome encodes:
- a CDS encoding MEKHLA domain-containing protein encodes MSTLFTKPRILLVDDDTDILLALSDYLRQEGFEVESVETGGAALQKSSTSSYDIVLLDVGLPDRDGIEVLSELSQTHPHLPVILLTAFTSLRRTAHPDILDKAFAYLTKPYQRQEVKSAIHRACLARNIAIAGWQGSIAPTHPIATFPSLLQPSSTGAPLHDSTHHPVNLTAYEQLAEYAQLMQFAFNHVPNGIMVADSDKRLRFANQAACDALGYTQEELKTLRIPDIAPYHDNEKFQQCLESLRKGQSLSYPSVHRNKNGQEFPIEISVYLLNFQGQEFTCAVTRPVAEKSPKT; translated from the coding sequence ATGTCAACCTTGTTCACGAAGCCGCGCATTTTGCTTGTGGATGACGACACCGACATTCTTCTTGCCCTCTCTGACTATCTTCGCCAGGAAGGCTTTGAGGTGGAATCCGTGGAGACCGGAGGGGCTGCCCTCCAAAAAAGTTCGACATCTTCGTATGATATCGTGCTTCTCGATGTCGGACTTCCAGATCGGGATGGCATTGAAGTGCTCAGCGAACTCTCTCAGACGCACCCACATCTGCCCGTCATCCTGTTGACGGCCTTTACCTCCCTACGAAGAACCGCCCATCCGGACATCCTGGATAAAGCCTTTGCTTACCTCACCAAACCGTACCAACGGCAGGAGGTTAAATCAGCCATTCATCGAGCCTGTTTGGCCCGAAACATCGCGATCGCAGGGTGGCAAGGCTCTATCGCACCCACCCATCCAATTGCCACTTTTCCTTCCCTTCTTCAACCAAGCTCAACGGGGGCTCCCCTCCATGACTCAACGCATCACCCAGTGAACCTCACCGCATATGAGCAGCTGGCAGAGTATGCTCAATTGATGCAATTCGCTTTTAATCATGTACCCAATGGAATCATGGTGGCGGATTCGGATAAACGCTTACGTTTTGCCAATCAGGCGGCTTGCGACGCCTTAGGATATACCCAGGAAGAACTCAAAACCCTTCGCATTCCCGACATTGCCCCCTATCATGACAATGAAAAATTCCAACAATGCCTGGAAAGCTTGAGGAAGGGTCAATCTTTATCCTACCCATCGGTCCACCGCAACAAAAATGGCCAGGAGTTCCCAATTGAGATTTCAGTATACCTGCTCAATTTTCAAGGCCAGGAATTTACCTGCGCGGTGACCCGTCCTGTAGCGGAGAAATCACCTAAGACCTAG
- a CDS encoding TIGR04282 family arsenosugar biosynthesis glycosyltransferase has protein sequence MTSSGNDPAVRRSRPAHQSQGGRRRSLPPATSAIIVFAKAPVAGQVKTRLCPPLTPDEAASLHGSLVLDILERCQSLRGYDCILAGTPSPHHPFFRAMEARFKIPVWDQIGSDLGTRMAAAFKQALGSPYRSVVVIGTDIPGINGPLLTMALGSLHDHDVVLGPTMDGGYYLIGLRTPVPELFENIPWSTGQVYALTEQKVKMLGLSLKILPELRDLDTVEDLHTCIRDSKDPQNQMFSSRTKNVLQELAKRLTNRE, from the coding sequence ATGACATCGTCCGGTAACGACCCAGCTGTACGTCGATCACGTCCAGCACACCAGAGCCAGGGTGGGAGACGTCGATCTCTCCCGCCTGCGACCTCGGCGATTATTGTCTTTGCGAAGGCACCGGTTGCCGGTCAAGTCAAAACACGCCTGTGCCCGCCTCTCACGCCTGATGAGGCAGCCAGTCTCCACGGAAGTCTCGTCTTAGATATCCTGGAGCGATGCCAATCTCTCAGGGGCTATGATTGCATCCTGGCCGGAACGCCCTCTCCCCATCATCCATTTTTTCGGGCCATGGAGGCTCGATTCAAGATTCCGGTCTGGGATCAAATAGGGAGCGATCTGGGAACGCGCATGGCAGCAGCATTCAAGCAAGCGCTCGGTTCCCCATACCGTTCGGTTGTGGTCATTGGAACGGATATTCCCGGCATAAATGGTCCGCTTCTCACAATGGCACTCGGCAGTCTTCACGATCATGATGTCGTGTTAGGTCCCACCATGGATGGCGGGTATTATTTAATCGGGCTGCGCACACCCGTGCCGGAACTGTTTGAGAACATACCGTGGTCCACGGGGCAGGTGTATGCCCTCACAGAGCAGAAGGTAAAAATGCTGGGCCTCTCGTTAAAAATCCTACCGGAACTTCGTGATCTTGATACGGTGGAGGATCTTCACACGTGTATCCGGGATTCGAAAGATCCGCAGAATCAGATGTTCTCTTCTCGGACTAAAAATGTGTTGCAGGAGCTGGCCAAGCGATTGACCAATCGCGAATAA
- the lipB gene encoding lipoyl(octanoyl) transferase LipB — translation MALPNSRQPGMLLTFPRLLYAEALRLQQSLVTQRLEDRRADTLVLTEHEPVITLGRTTKPEHWEPRWTELQHMGVHLHQTGRGGSVTYHGPGQLIGYPILRLRNFCPGPKIYVQQLEEVLIRTLGEWGIAGCRHESFRGVWVKTSPTCREKIASIGVRISRGVTMHGFALNVNIDLQPFTLLAPCGIEGCTMASMAKNLGRTIDSHRVRTQIAHHFGEIFGITWLEENGPGYGQETG, via the coding sequence ATGGCTCTCCCCAATTCTCGACAACCGGGAATGCTGCTGACGTTTCCTCGGCTACTCTATGCGGAAGCCTTGAGACTTCAACAATCTCTGGTCACCCAACGTCTGGAGGACCGTCGTGCAGACACGCTGGTATTGACCGAACACGAACCTGTCATCACATTGGGGCGAACAACCAAGCCTGAACATTGGGAGCCTCGCTGGACCGAACTGCAGCATATGGGGGTCCATCTTCATCAGACCGGGCGTGGCGGGTCTGTAACCTATCATGGCCCCGGGCAGCTAATTGGATATCCGATTTTACGACTTCGAAATTTCTGTCCTGGCCCCAAAATCTATGTCCAGCAATTGGAGGAGGTCCTGATTCGCACCTTAGGGGAATGGGGGATTGCCGGATGTCGGCATGAATCGTTTCGGGGGGTGTGGGTGAAAACATCCCCCACGTGCAGAGAAAAAATTGCCTCCATCGGCGTACGAATTTCCCGTGGGGTAACCATGCACGGATTTGCCTTAAACGTGAACATCGATCTCCAACCGTTCACTCTCTTGGCGCCATGTGGGATTGAAGGCTGTACCATGGCTTCCATGGCAAAAAATCTTGGGAGAACCATAGATTCACACAGGGTGCGGACACAAATCGCCCATCACTTTGGGGAAATTTTTGGCATCACCTGGTTAGAAGAGAATGGACCAGGGTACGGGCAGGAAACAGGATGA
- a CDS encoding SDR family oxidoreductase encodes MIDRVVLITGGAKGIGRGIALDLADKGWRVALCYRTSQQEAEEVKRGIEGRGGKALAIQCDVSDPVAASQLVQHVENVWGRIDALINGAGPYHRISLFEETVEGWSDMFTNNLHPIFYLAKAVAPGMKARKSGRIISFSMANADKMEAQPHVTAHYIAKAGVLILTRTLAKMLASDGITVNAISPGFIDSGSAPPGELDGMAKKIPAGYIGQVEDTVQAVRYFLSDEARYVTGANLHVSGGWGV; translated from the coding sequence ATGATTGACCGTGTGGTGTTGATCACCGGCGGAGCCAAAGGAATTGGGCGGGGTATCGCGCTGGACTTGGCGGACAAGGGTTGGAGGGTGGCTCTTTGCTATCGGACCAGTCAGCAGGAAGCTGAGGAAGTCAAACGTGGCATTGAGGGACGGGGTGGAAAGGCGTTGGCCATTCAATGCGATGTCTCCGACCCTGTTGCGGCATCACAGCTTGTTCAGCATGTGGAAAATGTCTGGGGCAGGATCGATGCGCTGATCAACGGGGCAGGGCCCTACCATCGCATTTCACTGTTTGAAGAGACTGTTGAAGGATGGTCGGACATGTTCACAAATAATCTTCACCCGATCTTTTATCTCGCGAAGGCCGTGGCGCCGGGGATGAAAGCCAGAAAATCTGGACGCATTATTTCCTTCAGCATGGCCAACGCGGACAAAATGGAAGCCCAACCGCATGTGACCGCTCATTATATTGCTAAGGCCGGTGTGCTCATTCTGACCCGGACTCTGGCGAAAATGCTGGCTTCTGATGGCATCACTGTGAATGCGATTTCACCGGGATTTATCGATTCCGGAAGCGCGCCACCGGGAGAGCTGGATGGCATGGCTAAGAAAATTCCGGCAGGATATATTGGTCAGGTTGAGGATACCGTCCAAGCCGTTCGTTATTTTCTTTCTGACGAAGCTCGATACGTAACGGGAGCCAATCTGCACGTGAGCGGCGGTTGGGGAGTCTGA
- a CDS encoding sigma-54-dependent Fis family transcriptional regulator: MKKKILIVDDHPDIVLMLTDRLEALGYDTISAGNGQEALEKYEQDFPHLMLLDLEMPQMAGMEVLHQLAKMSVKKNGEADSQTFGGGECLPLPVVVMTAHGTISKAVEAMKAGAYDFLTKPIELDHLAIVLKKVLTREALGRQVAALRTEVESRYSQIVGNSSQVHSMVELAKRAAEADATVLLLGESGTGKELFARSIHQWSDRRDMPFSIINCVALTETLLENELFGHEKGAFTGADSLQKGKIEAADGGTVFLDEIGDMPLGLQAKLLRVLQDHEFPRVGGTRLVRVNIRVIAATNKDLKRAVKERTFREDLYFRLNVVNLLLPPLRDRPEDIIPLAEYFLARHMREMKKRKRSFSKSAIKTMRCYAWPGNIRELDNAIARAVVLGVEEEISPDLLGLGGGKDELDEIDNLPYHESLDRFGTRILEQAMRRSNWSQTKASELLGLQRTYLSRLLKQKGIQQGTESS; encoded by the coding sequence ATGAAAAAGAAAATTCTCATTGTCGATGATCATCCCGACATTGTCCTCATGCTTACAGACCGCTTAGAGGCCTTGGGTTATGACACGATTTCCGCTGGAAACGGCCAAGAAGCGTTGGAGAAATATGAGCAGGACTTTCCTCACCTCATGCTGTTGGATTTGGAAATGCCACAGATGGCCGGCATGGAAGTGTTGCACCAATTGGCCAAAATGAGTGTGAAAAAAAATGGAGAGGCTGATTCTCAGACATTTGGGGGAGGAGAGTGCCTCCCGTTGCCTGTGGTGGTCATGACGGCTCATGGCACAATTTCCAAAGCCGTTGAAGCCATGAAAGCGGGAGCGTATGACTTTCTCACAAAGCCTATTGAGCTGGACCATCTGGCCATTGTCCTCAAAAAGGTCCTCACGCGGGAAGCATTAGGGCGGCAGGTGGCCGCGTTGCGTACCGAGGTGGAAAGCCGGTATAGCCAAATCGTGGGGAATAGTTCTCAGGTGCATTCAATGGTGGAGTTGGCAAAACGGGCTGCCGAAGCTGATGCCACGGTGTTGCTGCTGGGAGAAAGTGGGACGGGGAAGGAATTGTTTGCTCGGTCCATTCACCAATGGAGCGACCGGCGGGATATGCCCTTCAGCATCATTAATTGCGTGGCTCTCACGGAAACCCTTTTGGAGAACGAACTCTTTGGGCATGAAAAGGGGGCGTTTACCGGGGCAGATTCTCTCCAGAAGGGGAAAATCGAAGCTGCGGATGGGGGAACGGTTTTCCTTGATGAAATTGGGGATATGCCGCTGGGGCTTCAGGCTAAATTACTCCGGGTGCTTCAGGATCATGAGTTTCCCCGGGTGGGTGGGACGCGATTGGTTCGCGTCAACATTCGGGTAATTGCGGCCACCAACAAGGATCTGAAGCGAGCGGTTAAGGAGAGGACCTTTCGGGAAGACCTGTATTTCCGGCTGAATGTCGTGAACTTGTTATTGCCACCATTGCGGGATCGTCCAGAAGATATCATACCGCTTGCCGAATATTTTTTAGCACGCCACATGCGGGAAATGAAAAAACGGAAGCGGAGTTTTTCCAAGTCTGCCATTAAAACGATGCGATGCTACGCATGGCCCGGCAATATTCGGGAACTGGACAATGCGATTGCTCGAGCAGTGGTGTTGGGAGTGGAGGAAGAAATTTCTCCTGATCTCTTGGGATTGGGGGGAGGAAAAGACGAACTCGATGAGATCGACAACCTGCCCTATCATGAATCCCTGGACCGGTTTGGTACCCGCATTCTGGAGCAGGCCATGCGTCGGAGCAACTGGAGCCAAACCAAAGCCTCGGAACTCCTTGGACTTCAACGCACTTATCTTTCCCGGCTCCTCAAACAAAAAGGCATTCAGCAGGGGACAGAGAGTTCCTGA
- a CDS encoding HAMP domain-containing protein, whose product MSVFSPRLPQPSSPLRTAPTAMPRGFLSLRAKFSLFVSLVIVLACSSLSGYLIQQEAEVMKGALLKTGMILVKTLNKVSVNRLIIQDTHYLEAMLDGALSAPEVIYAIARDQQGHVLVRKTKGKLVDTTKLTRDETQPIFPDDSLTEGLLSPARPNSKIEPLVTVLHTSPLKEGLLPDRSAERKGAEKFSIGSETIYDLALPVYRQERRLPTIDLLSEETLQDSRTVSTIPSSIIGIIQIGITTTHMQQSLNQTVWHIGLLTVGIILVGILLTILLANRIVTPLQHLAVASRKIAEGDLSVTVTTDTQDEVGQLTTSIDRMARALQQREAAISHYVHTITKQVTQLSTLHQTGIVITSTLDVQKLFSTVLKLLRQNLGFQRMILVLQNPGDTKARVSDVSGVPPELEQQIRHLEFPISPGSIDETLLLHGRPVLAYDLEEVAHQMSPLILPICRKMEVISFVCAPLLSHQRVLGYLGADRGHQRCTQEDLDLLLTIASHVAVAIDNAQTYEEVEKLAQTLEERVKERTQDLQSANERLQELDRLKSSFVSIVSHELRTPMTSIKGLVENMLDGLVGDLNDRQSFYLERMKYNIERLTRMINDLLDLSRIESGRMDLHRSPVNMGSLAREVVETLQSLAQERSLILQAHISNPIGFIQGDRDKLIQIFTNLINNALKFTESPGTVTVEVKQRDDGMIQTCVIDSGCGIPLDEQQTIFERFYRGQSSEMKNRGAGLGLAITKSLVELHGGSIWVESTPGEGSRFCVILPVTPSTPLF is encoded by the coding sequence ATGAGCGTTTTTAGCCCCCGGCTCCCCCAACCCTCATCGCCTCTCCGAACTGCCCCCACCGCAATGCCGCGTGGCTTTCTCTCATTACGAGCAAAATTTTCATTGTTTGTCAGTTTGGTCATCGTGCTTGCCTGTTCTAGTCTCAGTGGCTACCTCATTCAACAAGAAGCCGAAGTCATGAAAGGCGCGCTTCTCAAGACCGGAATGATTCTGGTTAAAACACTCAACAAAGTCAGCGTCAATAGACTCATCATTCAAGATACCCACTATCTGGAGGCCATGTTGGATGGCGCGTTATCGGCACCAGAAGTTATTTATGCCATCGCACGGGATCAGCAGGGACACGTGTTAGTCCGGAAAACAAAAGGAAAATTAGTGGATACCACAAAGCTGACTCGTGACGAAACGCAGCCCATATTCCCGGATGATTCCCTCACCGAGGGGCTGCTCTCACCAGCTCGCCCAAATTCAAAAATCGAGCCGCTCGTGACCGTCTTACACACCTCACCACTCAAGGAAGGACTTCTCCCCGACAGGTCGGCAGAACGAAAGGGTGCAGAAAAATTCAGCATCGGATCAGAAACCATTTATGATTTGGCCCTTCCGGTCTATCGTCAAGAAAGACGACTCCCGACGATTGACCTCCTGTCCGAAGAAACCCTTCAAGACAGTCGCACGGTTTCCACCATACCGTCCTCCATCATCGGCATTATCCAAATTGGTATCACCACGACACACATGCAACAATCCCTCAACCAAACGGTATGGCACATCGGGCTCCTCACCGTGGGAATCATTCTCGTGGGGATTCTTCTCACAATTCTGTTAGCCAATCGCATCGTCACCCCTCTTCAGCATTTGGCCGTTGCCTCTCGAAAAATCGCTGAAGGAGATTTGTCCGTGACGGTCACGACCGACACCCAGGATGAAGTGGGACAACTCACTACCAGCATCGATCGGATGGCGCGGGCCCTTCAACAACGCGAAGCAGCCATCTCTCATTATGTTCACACCATCACGAAGCAGGTCACGCAACTCAGTACCTTGCACCAAACCGGAATTGTGATCACTTCGACTCTCGATGTCCAAAAACTGTTTTCCACCGTCCTGAAACTTCTTCGCCAAAATCTGGGGTTTCAACGCATGATCCTCGTTCTCCAGAACCCCGGGGACACAAAAGCCAGGGTCTCGGATGTATCAGGTGTGCCTCCGGAATTAGAGCAGCAAATTCGACATCTTGAATTTCCCATTTCTCCAGGAAGCATAGATGAAACCCTTTTGCTCCATGGACGCCCGGTCTTGGCATACGATCTGGAGGAAGTTGCTCATCAGATGAGCCCTCTCATTCTCCCCATCTGTCGAAAAATGGAGGTGATCTCTTTTGTGTGCGCCCCGCTGCTAAGTCATCAACGCGTGCTGGGATATCTGGGAGCCGATCGGGGCCATCAACGTTGCACGCAGGAAGATCTGGATTTGCTTTTGACCATAGCCAGTCACGTGGCGGTAGCCATCGACAACGCACAAACCTATGAGGAAGTTGAAAAGCTCGCTCAAACCCTCGAAGAACGGGTCAAAGAACGCACGCAAGACCTGCAGTCCGCCAATGAACGTCTTCAGGAATTAGACCGGTTGAAGTCTTCCTTCGTGTCGATCGTCTCACATGAACTTCGCACGCCGATGACCTCTATTAAAGGTTTGGTGGAAAACATGTTGGATGGCTTGGTCGGTGATCTGAATGACCGCCAATCATTCTATCTTGAACGGATGAAATACAACATCGAACGACTCACTCGGATGATTAATGATCTTTTGGACCTTTCCCGCATCGAATCAGGCCGCATGGACTTGCACCGGAGCCCCGTCAACATGGGCAGCCTCGCCAGAGAGGTCGTGGAAACGTTGCAATCTCTCGCGCAGGAACGTTCGCTCATTCTCCAAGCCCATATTTCCAATCCCATCGGATTCATCCAGGGCGATCGGGATAAACTCATTCAGATTTTTACCAACCTGATCAACAACGCACTCAAATTTACAGAATCTCCCGGAACCGTGACAGTGGAAGTCAAACAGCGGGACGACGGCATGATTCAAACATGCGTCATTGATAGCGGCTGCGGCATTCCTCTCGATGAACAACAGACGATTTTTGAACGGTTTTATCGTGGGCAATCTTCTGAAATGAAAAATCGCGGAGCCGGCCTCGGCCTGGCTATTACGAAGAGTTTAGTTGAGCTACATGGTGGATCGATTTGGGTAGAGAGTACTCCCGGAGAGGGTAGTCGTTTCTGTGTTATCTTACCCGTTACACCTTCGACCCCACTCTTCTAA
- a CDS encoding TIGR04283 family arsenosugar biosynthesis glycosyltransferase, translating to MGIAVIIPVLNEQKALPALLPVLIPLGFEEIIVVDGGSRDGTVDMARKMLESTSDSRYRIISGPCGRASQMNTGAALADSEILVFLHADTQMPDNARQVITDAMDDPQCVGGRFDVRFPQDTGYAWMVSRLMNLRSRWSGIFTGDQTIFVRRSVFEKLGGFANIPLMEDIEFSSRLKRVGTIASLRVKVITSFRRWEQQGPLRTIVRMWTLRAWYWLGWDPRRLQQYYDIVR from the coding sequence ATGGGCATTGCCGTGATCATTCCGGTTTTGAATGAACAGAAAGCTTTGCCGGCTTTGTTGCCCGTCTTAATACCGCTGGGGTTCGAAGAAATTATTGTGGTAGATGGAGGAAGTCGGGATGGCACCGTGGATATGGCCAGGAAGATGCTGGAATCGACATCCGACTCCCGCTATCGAATCATTTCCGGTCCATGTGGGCGGGCTTCCCAAATGAACACCGGGGCCGCTCTGGCCGACTCCGAAATTTTAGTATTTTTGCATGCTGACACCCAAATGCCAGACAATGCCAGGCAAGTGATAACAGACGCCATGGATGATCCGCAGTGTGTCGGCGGCCGGTTTGATGTACGTTTCCCACAGGATACCGGGTATGCATGGATGGTGAGCCGGCTTATGAATCTGCGCTCACGCTGGTCGGGGATCTTCACCGGCGATCAAACCATATTTGTGCGACGTTCCGTGTTTGAAAAGTTGGGGGGCTTTGCGAATATTCCTCTTATGGAAGATATTGAATTCAGCAGCCGGTTGAAGCGAGTTGGCACGATCGCGTCTCTGCGGGTGAAGGTCATTACCTCGTTTCGGCGGTGGGAACAGCAGGGCCCTCTCCGCACCATCGTGCGCATGTGGACGCTCCGCGCGTGGTATTGGCTAGGATGGGATCCGCGTCGTCTCCAGCAGTATTATGACATCGTCCGGTAA
- a CDS encoding YbgC/FadM family acyl-CoA thioesterase yields the protein MEVRVYYEDTDCGGVVYYANYLKYFERARTHYLDSHGLSVAALIQEGTEFRVIHAELSYRSAATYGDILEVETTVGADRRISLTFSHVIKDRTSKRLIVEGSATLVAVDTNGKIKRLPPPILKVLGLPLGLTTS from the coding sequence ATGGAGGTTCGGGTCTATTATGAAGATACAGATTGTGGAGGAGTGGTATACTACGCCAACTATCTCAAATACTTTGAACGAGCTCGAACCCATTACCTGGATAGCCATGGCCTGTCGGTTGCCGCATTAATACAAGAAGGAACTGAATTTCGCGTGATACACGCTGAACTTTCCTATCGATCCGCCGCTACCTATGGAGACATCCTGGAGGTCGAGACCACGGTAGGGGCCGATCGACGAATTTCTCTCACGTTTTCCCATGTCATTAAAGATCGCACCAGCAAAAGATTGATCGTGGAAGGATCGGCAACCCTTGTGGCAGTGGATACCAACGGCAAAATCAAACGCCTCCCACCTCCTATCCTGAAAGTCCTGGGCCTCCCCTTAGGGCTCACTACCTCCTGA
- a CDS encoding TIGR02710 family CRISPR-associated protein: MSAHIPTKALLLAIQADPTSAIAIIRHLNPDMVCFFLHESHKQVVESQIPPSLSRMPQRWDWIVTPSPTSFSACQKALAHGLGPLLTTWNVMPGELVIDITSATVGMASAMVLTGFPFSTKVLSFPGHPFPSVDQAVETITKLLSQSEASANPWDEEAPHLRNETCYHFNHGSYDAAAKGFHTLEHRISGGLKPFYRALADVAQGYGLWDQLLYRSAWEKLKGGIKALELASVWGGPPGMDRLIHFLKANLTFLERIVLDSKDIKPAVALDLLAWAKRRGDRGQDLEVATHVLLRALEAFSQSRLYTQYHLKSWDVNLEQLPEDLRETCRRQYLNEIDGKYRLPMQAQFQALAALGDPMGQRFVTDWSKMKSLFDAADHALLGYGFEPIKPERYHQLYDLVIKLSGAAPTDLPEFPTMNV; this comes from the coding sequence GTGAGTGCCCATATCCCCACCAAAGCACTCCTACTCGCCATTCAAGCCGACCCTACGTCCGCCATCGCCATTATCCGGCACTTGAATCCTGACATGGTCTGCTTTTTTCTACACGAGTCCCATAAGCAGGTCGTGGAATCTCAGATCCCTCCGTCCTTGTCACGCATGCCCCAGCGCTGGGACTGGATCGTCACCCCTTCCCCTACAAGTTTTTCTGCATGCCAGAAAGCCCTGGCTCACGGGCTAGGCCCTTTGTTAACGACCTGGAACGTGATGCCCGGGGAACTGGTGATTGATATTACCAGCGCAACCGTTGGCATGGCTTCCGCCATGGTGCTGACAGGATTTCCCTTTTCCACCAAAGTGCTGTCGTTTCCCGGCCATCCTTTTCCATCTGTAGACCAGGCCGTTGAAACGATCACCAAATTGTTGTCGCAGTCTGAAGCCTCTGCCAATCCTTGGGACGAAGAGGCACCGCATCTGCGAAACGAGACGTGTTACCATTTCAATCATGGCTCGTATGATGCCGCCGCTAAAGGGTTTCACACATTGGAACATCGCATTAGCGGCGGGCTGAAACCCTTTTATCGGGCCCTGGCCGATGTGGCACAGGGCTATGGCCTGTGGGATCAACTCCTGTATCGTTCCGCCTGGGAAAAATTAAAAGGCGGGATCAAAGCCTTGGAACTGGCCTCCGTGTGGGGTGGCCCTCCAGGCATGGATCGCCTCATTCACTTCCTCAAGGCAAACCTCACGTTCCTTGAACGAATCGTGCTCGATTCGAAAGATATTAAGCCGGCGGTGGCTCTCGACTTATTGGCATGGGCAAAACGCCGTGGAGATCGCGGGCAGGATCTGGAAGTTGCCACTCACGTCCTCCTGCGAGCCTTGGAAGCCTTTAGTCAATCCCGTTTGTATACCCAGTATCACCTGAAAAGTTGGGATGTGAATCTGGAGCAACTCCCTGAGGATTTGCGAGAAACCTGTCGCAGGCAATATCTGAATGAAATTGATGGGAAATATCGCCTTCCTATGCAGGCACAATTTCAGGCGTTGGCTGCGCTTGGAGATCCTATGGGGCAACGCTTTGTCACCGATTGGTCTAAAATGAAATCCTTATTTGATGCCGCGGATCATGCGCTACTGGGTTACGGATTTGAACCCATAAAACCCGAACGCTACCACCAGCTCTATGACCTGGTGATAAAATTAAGTGGCGCGGCCCCCACCGACCTTCCAGAATTTCCCACCATGAATGTGTAG
- a CDS encoding D-sedoheptulose 7-phosphate isomerase, which produces MDIEAVIQAFETSADVKNEFIRTHADRVVEVGQLLIRAFREGRKVLLFGNGGSATDASHLAAEFVGRYRRDRDPLPALALACDMAAITCIANDYDYTDIFSRQIKAHGRKGDVAIAISTSGNSLNVIRGVEAATDRGLVTVAWTGATGGKVGDLVDYCFRVPSSVTARIQECHITLGHVLCEFIEERLFGDQG; this is translated from the coding sequence ATGGATATTGAGGCGGTCATCCAGGCCTTTGAAACCAGTGCCGATGTCAAAAATGAATTTATCCGGACCCACGCGGATCGTGTCGTTGAAGTTGGTCAATTGCTGATCCGCGCATTTCGTGAAGGCCGAAAGGTCTTGCTTTTTGGGAATGGTGGGAGTGCCACGGATGCCTCACATCTTGCCGCGGAGTTTGTGGGTCGGTACCGACGCGATCGGGATCCCCTTCCTGCCCTGGCGTTGGCCTGCGATATGGCTGCCATTACCTGTATTGCCAATGATTATGACTACACTGATATTTTTTCCCGGCAAATAAAGGCGCATGGCCGCAAGGGAGATGTGGCTATTGCCATTAGCACCAGCGGGAACTCCCTGAACGTGATCCGTGGTGTGGAAGCGGCCACGGACCGTGGCCTTGTCACCGTCGCCTGGACAGGCGCCACGGGGGGTAAAGTCGGAGATCTCGTCGATTATTGTTTTCGGGTTCCTTCTTCGGTGACGGCACGTATTCAAGAATGTCATATTACGCTGGGTCACGTGTTGTGCGAATTTATTGAAGAGCGTCTCTTTGGTGACCAGGGCTAA